Genomic DNA from Candidatus Nitrosopumilus koreensis AR1:
GGTAATCCTGTTATGGAATCCCATCCACGACAATGTAGAACAATTGATGGAAAACACTTTGTTGAGAAAATAGATTCTTCACAATAATTATGTCATCACTGTAACTTCTTTTTCTGACATTCCACCATATCCCGGGTCTATCTTTTGTTTTGGATTTAATGATGTATCATGATGGCATGGTTTGTTACAAACTGGGCAAAATTTTCTATCCATTACAATACATTGACATATGTGGTTTTTTACATAAGCTTGTGCAGCTTGATTCCATTCTCCTGTGCCGTTACAGTACACACATACATTTGAACCACTAGAACCCACTCCTTTGCAAAAGTCACATACATCTTCTGTCATATCTATTATTGTGATAAGCTGGTTTTTGAATCAATATATTTGAAAAGATTGACCATCTCAACGCATAATAGACTGCAGGCAATAAAATTTTCAGATGACGTATGATACTGTAATTGTTGATTCACACGTTATACTCCCACAAGGCTTGATGGATAAAAATATCATTATTGATGAAGGAAAAATTGTTGGCCTGACAAATGACATTCCATCATGTGATGTCAAAATCAACGGAAACGGTTTGATTTCTGTTCCTGGCCCAATTGACACACATGTCCACTATGGTGTATATTCTCCAATTAATGAGGCGGCAAAATCTGAATCTCATGCTGCTGCAATTGGTGGTGTTACAACTATGATGAGAATGCTTAGATTGGAAGATCCATTTTCTAGTTCATTACAATCTCAGTTGGATGCTGCATCTCAAAATCATTATGTTGATTATGCAATACACGCATCTATATTTAATCAGCAACAAATTAACGAAATGAATTATTGTGTGGATAAAGGTATCACATCATTCAAAATTTACATGAATCTTGGAGGTGAAATTGGACATGTTTACATGGATATGCCTCCTAATTCATCTGAGCTTGTTGCAGCTAATGTTAATGTAACTGATGAAATTGTTGAGCAGACGGTAAAGACTGCAGCGTCTCTTGGTTGTCCTGTTTTGGTTCATGCAGAAGACTATGAATCCTGTGGGTGCGGAATTAAAACTGCTAGAGAGAAAAAACAAGATGGATTATCTGCATGGTCTGAAAGCCGTTCTCCTGAATTTGAAGCAAAAGCAATCAAGACAGTATCAAAGTTTGGACGTGATTATGACTGTGTTATCTATTTTGTTCACATTGGTTCTGAACGAGCTCTTAAACAAATTCAAGAAGAAAGAAAATTGGGTACCAAAATTTTTGTCGAGACATGCCCTCATTACTTGACATTGTCTTATGAAAAACAAGATGGATATCTTGCTAAAGTAATGCCTCCTATAAGAACCGAAAATGATCAAAAAGCAGTATGGAATGCACTTTCAACCAATCAAATAAACACTATAGGTACAGATCATGTTGCAAATCAACTTAAACTCAAGTTGGGGGGAGATGATGTTTGGTCTGCATTAGCAGGATTTCCAGGAATTGGAACTGTACTTCCAATATTACTTAATGACGGAGTAAATCAGAATAGAATCACTTTGGAACAATTTGTAAAATTCACAAGTCAAAATGCCGCACAAATATTTGGAATGTTTCCTCAAAAGGGCACTCTTGAAAAAAATTCTGATGCTGATATTACTATGATTGACTTGAAAAAAGAGAAAACAGTTTCTTCTGAACTGTTTGGCGGATTTTCAGATTATATTGTTTATGAGGGAAGAAATCTGAAAGGTTGGCCTGTTAAAACAATTGTGAGAGGAGAATTAATTGCTGAAGACTTTGAAGTGATTGGGAAACTTGGATATGGCCAACTTGTAAAAAGAACCATTGGTTGAAATTCTTAGAATAATATTTATGTGAAAAAAATAGATTTTTTTTAAATGCAATACGTATCTTTATTTTTTACATTTTCAGTGATTCTTGGAATTTTGTTTGTTCCGTTAACTAGTTCATTTGCAGAATCAATCATCCCTCCACATAGACAATGGACACAATTCAACGATATTAGCAAAATTACTTGCAAAGATGGATTGATTCTTTTGCAAAAAAGTAATGGTTTTCCTGCATGTGTTTCATCTACAGCCTATTTGAAATTAATTGATAGAGGATATGGTATGTTTGATTCTAAAATTCTAAAAGACCGTCCTATGATGATGAATGATTTGATGACAAATATGGCATCTAATACTTCAATAATGCATCATTGGCATGAAATGATGCAAAATGATCCTACTATGATGAAAAATACTATGAAAAATTGGATCTCAAAAATGAAAGAGAATCCAAAATTTTTGAAAAATATGATGGGGCCTATTACATCTGATCCAGAATTAAGGCAAGAGATGATTGAACACATGAAAAAACATCCTGTAATGGAACAATCTCTAAAAGATCATCCTATGTGGATGGCTTCTGTACATGAACCCATGATGGGCTCTACAATGGGATCGGGTATGAATCAAGGAATGCATTCTGGAATGTGTTCTTGGTGTCCTGAATATGAACATAATATGCAACATGTGTCTCATGCTAGTTTTACAAATTCTGATAGAATGATGAACATAATACATCATATGTGGATTGATGACAAAATGGTTCAAGACATGCATGAATTCATGCTTGAAAATCCGGAGCATATGAAACAAATGTCAGAACAAATGATGGGGCCAATACTGGGATTTATGATGGATGATACAGAAATCAGACAACAAATGATAGATTTGATGCTAGACCATGAAGACTTTATGAATTCAATTCGCCATATTGATTCTTCTAAATAATTTCTAATTAAACAAATTTGATTGCGCTATATCCTACAACGCTGCTTGTATCACCTTGTATGTCTCCACTGGTTGTATAACTTAGAAGCTCACCTCTTGTCGCACCCAGTTTTTTGCAAGCAATTAATGTGGATGCCATTGCTCCATATCCGCATGCAGTAATTTTTTTCTCCATTAAAACACTATAGAATTTTTCAACATTCATTTCTAATATTGGTTCAATCAAAGCTTTGTCTTGTGAATATGCAAAAGAATTTTCCTCATAATGTGTAAAATCAGAAGAGGCAATAATCATTGCATTTCTTGATTTGGCAATTTGAGCTACTGCATTTCCTACATCTTTTGCCATTTCTAAGCTTTGGTCTCGTAAAATTATTGGAAGAATCTTGAATTTATTAGAAAGTGTTGATTGTAGCATTGGAATTTGAACCTCTAGACTATGATCTTTTGAATGAGAAAATTCATCAATTTCGATATATTTTGAATTGTTTGCTATTTCTTGTGCAGCTTCTGAATCCACTTCTACAAGTCCTAGAGGTGTTTCCCATTGAGCGTCAATCATTGTTGCAACATCTTTTCCAATTCCGAAGTGATTTGGTCCAATAATTATTACAAGTTCAGGATTTTTAGATGAAATTGCCTTGTAGGAATGACATGCGGTGGGACCAGAATAAACATAGCCTGCATGGGGACAGATTATCCCATAAACTTTCTCATCTTTTTGTATTTGATTGCCAGGCCCATACTTATGTTGAAGACAGGAATCTATCATTTCTTCAAGTTCATCTTTTGTTTCAGGATAAAATTGTCCTGCGACAACTGGTTTTCTAATCATAACACATCTTACACATTATTTTATAAAAGAACATTAGATGATTCTCTGATAATATTCCCATTAGGTTCTTCTTCTTTGAAAATCATTCCTTGAAATTTTGAAATCTTTGTTGACTTGTCTTTCCATGCATCTTTGTTTAATCCTGCCTTTTGACATGTATACTCTAAAAATTCCTCTTCACTCCATCCATATTCAATAGGAACTTGAGGCAATAACAATCCTGAAGAAAAATCATTTTCTGCAATTAATCCGTCTCTACCAACTTTGATCTGTGATAAATATTCAGAATAATCTCTTACTTTGATTTCTTCTGGATGAGTAAGAACAGTTACTTCAAATGTTATTTTATCCATTTCATCCGTGACTACTGGGGTAAATCGCGGATCTCTTGTTGCAGCTGAAATTGCGGCATCAATTAACCCATCATACAATTTCTTTATAGGTGTTGGATAACCTATGCATCCTCTTAGATTGTCTTCTTTGTTTAGTGTAACAAACACTCCTGAACTAAAATCAAATTTTGAGTTAAATTCTGAATCAGAAATTTTTGAATTATTTTTTAAAAATTCTGTCACAGCTTTTCTTGCCATCCTAACTAATTCTACTCCATCTGAATCTGAAAATTGAAAATTTGTCATACGTGTTAAATATGTAAAATAAACATAAAAAATGTGCTATGATTCTTGGCAAAGAAGCTGAATTATACGAAAAACTACCAAATGACAAAGTAAAATGTACAGCATGTGCACGATATTGTGAAATTGGTAATGGACAAATCGGCTTATGTGGGATTAGAGGAAATGAAAATGGAAAACTACATCTTTATGCATATGGGAAAGTCGTTTCTGGACATGTGGATCCTATTGAAAAAAAACCTTTGATTCACTACTATCCTGGAAGTAAAATCTACTCTATTGCTACAACTGGATGTAATTGGCTTTGTAAATACTGTCAAAATTCTGATATCAGTCAACGACGAGAAGTTCAGGGAATTGATATGACTCCTGATGAAGTTGTTGATACTGCACTAAAATATGGTGCGCATGGAATTGCATATACATACAATGAACCATCAATCTTTATAGAATTTGCAAAAGATTGTGGAATTGCTGCAAGAAAAAAAGGACTGTTTAACATATTTGTTTCAAATGGATATGATACTCCTCAATCTGTTTCGATGATGAATCAATTTCTTGATGGAATAACAGTTGATTTTAAGGGAAGTGCAGAAAAAGAGTTTACACGTAAATTTATTGGAGTTCCTGATCCTCAACCAATCTTTGATACTTTGTTAGAAATTAGGGATAGAACTAACATCCACATTGAAATTACAGATTTAATTGTTCCAAAAGTTGGAGATGATTTGGAACATGCAAAAAAACTCTCAAAATTTATTCTAGATGAGTTTGGGCCAGAAATGCCAATTCATTTTCTACGATTTCATCCAGATTACAAGATGATGGAATACCCAAGCACCCCTGTCGAAACATTAGAAAAACATTATAAAATCGCAAAAGATGTTGGACTAAAGTATGTGTATCTAGGAAATGTTCCTGGTCATAAATGGGAGCATACGTATTGTTCTGAATGTAATAATATTGTTGTAAACCGTTACGGGTTTAGTATACGAGAATGGAGTCTTGACAAAAATAATTGTTGCAAGTTTTGTGGAAATAAAATTCCAATAGAAGGAAAATTAAGAGAAGGATACAAAGAAGACCGTTTCCAGTTTGTATCTTAATGTTATTTCATGGTTCTTAGTTGCCTTTCAGTATCTCTTATGAAATCCTCATATTTCATAATCTGAGTAGTTATACGGAAAGCATTCATTTGATCTTCGTTGTCTTTTGAGCCTAGGAGTGGCTTTCTTAACTCCATTAGTCTTTGCTGTTCTTCTGTAGCCTTTAGAATATCATTTCTGAGATCCTCGCTTGTTGCCACGCATAATATACGTGATTTTTAGATTTAAGAATTTCATTTACAAAACATCAAATTTTCCACCAGTTTTTGCTCTATAGATTACATCTGGCTTTCTAATGAAAATCCCTGACTCTAAGACCCCTGTGGTTCCTTTGATTTTTTGTGTTAATGATTTTGGATTTTTTATTGTTCCAAAGTCACAATCTAAGATGATATTCCCATTTTCTGTAAAAAAAGGATAACCCCTATCTAGTGAACGTAGTTTTGCTTTTCCACCTAATTTTTTAATGGAGTTTGTTACTGAATTTCTAGCCAGTGGATGTATCTCTACTGGAACGGTTCTTGTAAAGTTTTTTACAAATTTTGTATTGTCTGCCATCACTACAACTTTCTTTGCAATACTAAACAAAATGTTTTCTCTAAGTAGAGCTCCTCCACCACCTTTGATTACAAATTTTTGAGAATCAATTTGATCTGCACCATCAAACACAATATCAATGTGTTTTATCTGATCAACTTCTATCAATGGAATTCCAACTTTTTCTGCAATAAGTTTGATTTGTAATGATGTTGGAACTCCTTTGATATTGTAATTTTTTAATTTAATTAATTTCCCAAGTGATTTTACAAGTGCAGTAGCTGCTCTACCGCTACCTAAACCAATCACATAATCATCTTTTACAAGTTTTAATGCATTACTTGATAATGCCGTGATGGCATCATCATAAGACAATTACTCTACCTCTGCTTGATCAAGCTTTGATAGAACTTTCATGATGTCACCTTTGATTTTATCTAAATCATCAATGTCCTCATCAACATCATCGTTATCTGCTGATGTTGGTTCTGGTTTTTGTATTTCTGGCTCTGGAAGTGCTTTGTGTTCTGTAATTTTGGCAACTTCTTTATTGATATCTGGTTTTGTTTCTACTTTGGGCTCAGGATTTGATGTAACTTCCTGAATAATCTCGATCTTATCTTCAACTTTTGGTTTTGGTTGAATAACTTCTTTAACAATTTCTTCTTTTGGCTTGATTAATTCAGTTTGAATTGTTTTTGGCTGTGGCATTGGTTTTGGAATTTGTTTTTCCTCTTTTCCAAATAAGGGGAATTTTGGTTCTTTTCTTGAAATGTTTGTTAAAGTGGTTAGTTCAAATGATTGTCGTGATCTTGTTGCAGGAATTGTTACTGGTTCTGTTTTTGTTTCTCTTGGTTTATCAAAATTGAATGTGTTCTTAAATGAATTTGTAGATTGCTTTGTTTCTTTTTGAACTTCTGGTTCCTTTATTTTTGGTGTTTCAACTTTTGGAACTGACATCTTTGATGACAGTTCGTATAATCTATCATCTAATTTTGATAACT
This window encodes:
- a CDS encoding dihydroorotase; its protein translation is MTYDTVIVDSHVILPQGLMDKNIIIDEGKIVGLTNDIPSCDVKINGNGLISVPGPIDTHVHYGVYSPINEAAKSESHAAAIGGVTTMMRMLRLEDPFSSSLQSQLDAASQNHYVDYAIHASIFNQQQINEMNYCVDKGITSFKIYMNLGGEIGHVYMDMPPNSSELVAANVNVTDEIVEQTVKTAASLGCPVLVHAEDYESCGCGIKTAREKKQDGLSAWSESRSPEFEAKAIKTVSKFGRDYDCVIYFVHIGSERALKQIQEERKLGTKIFVETCPHYLTLSYEKQDGYLAKVMPPIRTENDQKAVWNALSTNQINTIGTDHVANQLKLKLGGDDVWSALAGFPGIGTVLPILLNDGVNQNRITLEQFVKFTSQNAAQIFGMFPQKGTLEKNSDADITMIDLKKEKTVSSELFGGFSDYIVYEGRNLKGWPVKTIVRGELIAEDFEVIGKLGYGQLVKRTIG
- the amrB gene encoding AmmeMemoRadiSam system protein B — translated: MIRKPVVAGQFYPETKDELEEMIDSCLQHKYGPGNQIQKDEKVYGIICPHAGYVYSGPTACHSYKAISSKNPELVIIIGPNHFGIGKDVATMIDAQWETPLGLVEVDSEAAQEIANNSKYIEIDEFSHSKDHSLEVQIPMLQSTLSNKFKILPIILRDQSLEMAKDVGNAVAQIAKSRNAMIIASSDFTHYEENSFAYSQDKALIEPILEMNVEKFYSVLMEKKITACGYGAMASTLIACKKLGATRGELLSYTTSGDIQGDTSSVVGYSAIKFV
- a CDS encoding TIGR00296 family protein yields the protein MTNFQFSDSDGVELVRMARKAVTEFLKNNSKISDSEFNSKFDFSSGVFVTLNKEDNLRGCIGYPTPIKKLYDGLIDAAISAATRDPRFTPVVTDEMDKITFEVTVLTHPEEIKVRDYSEYLSQIKVGRDGLIAENDFSSGLLLPQVPIEYGWSEEEFLEYTCQKAGLNKDAWKDKSTKISKFQGMIFKEEEPNGNIIRESSNVLL
- the rpiA gene encoding ribose-5-phosphate isomerase RpiA; its protein translation is MSYDDAITALSSNALKLVKDDYVIGLGSGRAATALVKSLGKLIKLKNYNIKGVPTSLQIKLIAEKVGIPLIEVDQIKHIDIVFDGADQIDSQKFVIKGGGGALLRENILFSIAKKVVVMADNTKFVKNFTRTVPVEIHPLARNSVTNSIKKLGGKAKLRSLDRGYPFFTENGNIILDCDFGTIKNPKSLTQKIKGTTGVLESGIFIRKPDVIYRAKTGGKFDVL
- the amrS gene encoding AmmeMemoRadiSam system radical SAM enzyme, with product MILGKEAELYEKLPNDKVKCTACARYCEIGNGQIGLCGIRGNENGKLHLYAYGKVVSGHVDPIEKKPLIHYYPGSKIYSIATTGCNWLCKYCQNSDISQRREVQGIDMTPDEVVDTALKYGAHGIAYTYNEPSIFIEFAKDCGIAARKKGLFNIFVSNGYDTPQSVSMMNQFLDGITVDFKGSAEKEFTRKFIGVPDPQPIFDTLLEIRDRTNIHIEITDLIVPKVGDDLEHAKKLSKFILDEFGPEMPIHFLRFHPDYKMMEYPSTPVETLEKHYKIAKDVGLKYVYLGNVPGHKWEHTYCSECNNIVVNRYGFSIREWSLDKNNCCKFCGNKIPIEGKLREGYKEDRFQFVS